A stretch of the Solanum dulcamara chromosome 6, daSolDulc1.2, whole genome shotgun sequence genome encodes the following:
- the LOC129893415 gene encoding putative callose synthase 8, which yields MAEIVLAEPIQESTASTSRRVYTTSNERQFTRSITYGRDHVPETFDSEKLPVTLISEIQRFLRVANLIESEEPRVAYLCRFHAFEVAHNLDRNSNGRGVRQFKTALLQRLEQDEEVTLRKRKERTDLRELRRAYREYKDYIIKHGGERNLENRERLTKARVVASVLFEVLDTVSRAAGVQGLAASESSDAKSELFVSYNILPLDQGGIHHAIMQLPEVKVAVTAVRDVRGLPFLEDCRKQETNLDLFKWLQFCFGFQKGNVANQREHLILLLANMHVRQTQKQVLVPKLGDVAVDELMKKFFKNYTDWCKFLGRKSNIRVPYLKQEAQQYKLLYIALYLLIWGEAANLRFMPECLCYMFHHMAYELHSMLTGAVSMTTGEKVMPAYQGDSESFLNNVVFPVYDVIYKEAMKNGKGTADHSTWRNYDDLNEFFWSPDCFQIGWPMRLDHDFFCVGSPNNVKVKKEKAPVSNLQENKDANEDEEMGILVDERREPKWPGKTNFVEVRSFWQIFRCFDRMWSFFILSLQAMIIMASHDLESPLQVFDATVLEDVMSIFITSAVLKLLSVILDIIFTWKARCTIDPNQTLKHVLRMVVAMLWTIILPIYYASSRRKYTCYSTQSGSWLGEWCYSSYMVAVAFYLMTNAVDMVLFFVPVVGKYIETSNYRICMFLSWWTQPKLYVGRGMQESQLSLLKYTIFWLFLLTSKLIFSYTFEIKPLISPTRQIMAIGVKSYDWHELFPKVKSNAGAIAAIWAPIVLVYFMDAQIWYSVYCSVFGGVYGILHHLGEIRTLGMLRSRFYSLPEAFSARLVPPKAKDSRNTLMNWLIPLTFQFQKNFHLSEREKSNVVKFALVWNQIISSFREEDVISDREMDLMKIPVLPELFSGRVYWPIFLLADKLANALSIARDYEGKDEMLLRTIKKDTYMYMVVIECYESLKYILEILVVGDLERRVISGILDEIDESIQKSTLLKDLKMSELPVLCDKCITLLELLIEGNESLHNKVVLAIQDIFELVTTDMMFNGSRTLESLDAHLHSGEEVAEYFVWIEAPLFASKDSIHFPLPDSDSLLEKIKRFRLLLTVKDKALDIPTNLEARRRISFFATSLFMNMPNAPKVRNMLSFSVLTPHLMEEVKFSKKELNSRKQGVSILFYMKKIFPDVWENFLERMEREGIDESSDEIEEEERNWASFRGQTLSRTVRGMMYYRKALKLQAFLDMAEDEDILQGYDAIERKNDTLSAQLEALADMKFIHVVSCQIYGLQKTTGDPQAQDILNLMRKYPSLRVAYVEEKEEITADKPRKVYSSILVKAVNGFDQEVYRVKLPGPPNIGEGKPENQNHSIIFTRGEALQTIDMNQDNYLEEALKMRNILQEFLKDHGRRLPSILGMREHIFTGSVSSLAWFMSYQETSFVTIGQRLLANPLRVRFHYGHPDVFDRVFHLTRGGISKASKTINLSEDVFAGFNTTLRRGHVTYLEYMQVGKGRDVGLNQISKFEAKVANGNSEQTISRDMYRLGHRFDFFRMLSCYFTTVGFYFNSLISVITIYVFLYGQLYMVLSGLQRALLVEAKLQNIKSLETALASQSFIQLGLLTGLPMIIELGLERGYLNALKDFVLMQLQLAAVFFTFSYGTKSHYYGRTILHGGAKYRPTGRKVVVFHASFTENYRLYSRSHFIKGFELLLLLIVYDLFRRSYESNLAYVLTTYAIWFMSFTWLFAPFLFNPSGFDWGKIVDDWKDWNKWINQQGGIGIQQDKSWQSWWNDEQAHLRHAGLFSRLIEILLSLRFFLYQYGLVYHLDISNQSKNIVVYVLSWVVIAFIFLLIKMLNIGRRFLSANHHLTFRLFKAFLFLGVVATIITLSIICHLSVKDLIVCCLAFLPTGWGLILVGQVMRPKIEGTGLWHFTRVFARAYDYGMGVVLFAPLASLAWLPIISAFQTRFLFNEAFSRRLQIQPILAGKKNH from the exons ATGGCAGAAATTGTTCTTGCTGAACCAATTCAAGAAAGTACTGCTAGTACCAGCAGGAGAGTTTATACCACAAGCAATGAAAGACAATTCACTAGATCAATCACTTACGGGCGTGACCATGTGCCTGAGACCTTTGATAGTGAGAAGTTACCAGTGACTTTGATTTCAGAGATTCAAAGATTTCTTCGAGTTGCTAATCTTATCGAGTCAGAAGAGCCTCGAGTGGCTTATCTTT GTCGGTTTCATGCTTTCGAAGTAGCACATAACTTGGATAGGAATTCAAATGGCCGAGGAGTACGACAGTTTAAAACTGCTCTTCTTCAACGGCTTGAACAG GATGAAGAAGTTACTCTcaggaaaagaaaggaaaggaCTGATTTACGTGAACTTAGACGTGCTTATCGTGAGTATAAAGACTACATCATCAAACATGGTGGAGAGAGAAATCTCGAAAATAG AGAAAGGCTGACTAAAGCACGTGTTGTTGCTTCAGTATTGTTTGAAGTATTGGATACAGTTTCCAGAGCAGCAGGTGTTCAG GGTCTAGCTGCGAGTGAGAGTAGCGATGCCAAATCTGAACTATTTGTGTCATATAACATTCTTCCTCTTGATCAAGGAGGAATTCATCACGCAATCATGCAACTCCCTGAG GTTAAAGTTGCGGTTACTGCAGTTCGCGATGTTCGTGGTTTGCCTTTCCTGGAAGATTGTCGAAAACAAGAAACCAACCTGGATTTGTTCAAGTGGCTCCAGTTTTGCTTTGGATTTCAA AAAGGGAATGTGGCCAACCAGAGAGAGCATTTAATTTTATTACTTGCTAACATGCATGTTCGGCAGACTCAGAAGCAAGTATTAGTACCCAAG CTAGGGGATGTTGCTGTTGATGAGCTGATGaagaagttttttaaaaattatacagATTGGTGCAAATTTTTGGGACGAAAAAGCAATATTAG GGTACCATATCTGAAACAGGAGGCCCAACAGTACAAACTTCTGTATATAGCTCTTTATCTTCTAATATGGGGAGAGGCTGCTAATTTAAGATTTATGCCAGAATGCTTGTGTTACATGTTTCACCAT ATGGCATATGAGCTGCATAGCATGCTAACCGGTGCTGTAAGCATGACAACCGGAGAAAAGGTCATGCCAGCATACCAAGGAGATTCAGAATCTTTTCTCAACAATGTAGTGTTTCCGGTGTATGATGTCATATATAAG GAAGCAATGAAAAATGGAAAAGGAACAGCTGATCATTCAACATGGAGGAACTATGATGATCTGAATGAATTCTTTTG GTCTCCAGATTGTTTTCAAATAGGTTGGCCCATGCGTCTGGACCATGATTTCTTTTGTGTAGGATCTCCAAATAATGTCAAAGTTAAAAAAGAAAAGGCTCCTGTTTCCAACCTTCAAGAAAACAAGGATGcaaatgaagatgaagaaatggGG ATCCTAGTGGATGAACGGCGTGAGCCAAAGTGGCCGGGGAAGACAAATTTTGTAGAAGTTCGCTCATTTTGGCAGATTTTCAGATGCTTTGACAGGATGTGGAGCTTTTTTATCCTATCACTTCAG GCAATGATAATTATGGCATCTCACGATTTGGAGTCTCCTCTACAAGTCTTTGATGCAACAGTACTCGAGGATGTTATGAGTATCTTCATCACTTCAGCGGTTCTTAAACTTTTAAGTG TTATTCTGGACATCATCTTTACATGGAAAGCTCGATGTACAATAGACCCTAATCAAACTTTGAAACATGTGCTGAGGATGGTTGTTGCTATGTTGTGGACCATCATTCTTCCCATATATTATGCTAGTTCTCGCAGAAAATATACTTGCTATTCAACACAAAGTGGGAGTTGGCTTGGAGAGTGGTGCTATTCTTCCTATATGGTTGCAGTTGCATTCTACTTGATGACCAATGCAGTTGACATGGTTCTATTTTTTGTGCCTGTGGTTGGAAAATATATCGAGACCTCCAATTACCGGATATGCATGTTCTTATCCTGGTGGACTCAG CCTAAGCTATATGTTGGGCGAGGAATGCAAGAAAGCCAACTCTCCCTTCTGAA GTATACCATTTTTTGGCTGTTCTTATTAACAAGCAAATTGATATTTAGCTACACATTTGAG ATAAAACCACTTATATCACCTACAAGACAGATCATGGCAatcggagtaaaaagttatgactggCATGAGCTTTTCCCCAAAG TTAAGAGCAATGCTGGAGCAATAGCTGCTATATGGGCTCCAATAGTACTT GTATATTTCATGGATGCACAAATCTGGTATTCTGTCTACTGTTCCGTCTTTGGCGGAGTGTATGGAATCCTCCACCATCTTGGTGAG ATTCGGACGCTAGGAATGCTGAGAAGTAGATTTTACTCATTACCTGAAGCTTTCAGTGCTCGTCTTGTCCCACCCAAAGCAAAAGATTCTAGAAACACCTTAATGAATTGGCTCATCCCTTTGACGTTCCAATTCCAAAAG AACTTTCACTTATCAGAAAGGGAAAAGAGCAATGTTGTGAAGTTTGCTCTCGTGTGGAACCAGATCATCAGTAGCTTTCGGGAGGAGGACGTGATAAGTGACAG GGAGATGGATTTGATGAAAATACCTGTATTACCAGAATTATTCTCTGGTCGTGTTTATTGGCCTATTTTTCTTTTAGCAGATAAG CTTGCAAATGCATTATCTATTGCACGAGACTATGAGGGAAAGGATGAAATGCTTTTAAGAACAATAAAGAAGgatacatacatgtatatggTTGTGATAGAGTGCTATGAATCACTGAAATACATCCTCGAAATTCTTGTTGTTGGTGACCTAGAGAGAAG GGTTATTTCTGGTATCTTAGATGAAATTGATGAAAGTATTCAAAAATCAACACTTCTCAAGGACTTGAAGATGAGCGAACTGCCGGTTCTGTGTGATAAGTGTATTACTTTACTTGAACTTCTG ATTGAGGGAAATGAAAGCCTTCATAACAAAGTCGTATTGGCAATTCAAGATATCTTTGAGCTTGTAACAACCGATATGATGTTTAATGGGTCAAG AACGTTGGAGTCACTTGATGCTCACCTGCATAGTGGGGAAGAGGTTGCTGAATATTTTGTCTGGATTGAAGCACCACTGTTTGCATCTAAGGATTCAATCCATTTTCCATTGCCAGATAGTGATTCCTTATTGGAAAAG ATCAAGCGGTTTCGTTTACTGCTTACTGTCAAAGATAAAGCACTGGATATACCGACCAACTTGGAGGCTCGCAGGAGGATTTCCTTTTTTGCCACTTCTCTGTTTATGAACATGCCAAATGCTCCAAAGGTGCGGAACATGTTATCATTCAG TGTTCTAACTCCACATTTAATGGAGGAagtcaaattttcaaagaaGGAGCTCAATTCAAGAAAACAAGGGGTCTCTATCCTTTTCTATATGAAAAAGATATTTCCAG ATGTATGGGAAAACTTTTTGGAGCGCATGGAAAGGGAAGGAATAGATGAATCTAGTgatgaaattgaagaagaagagagaaattgGGCTTCTTTCCGAGGACAAACTCTAAGCAGAACAG TTCGAGGAATGATGTACTACAGGAAAGCGCTGAAGTTGCAAGCTTTTCTTGACATGGCTGAGGATGAAG ATATCCTCCAAGGTTATGATGCAATTGAGAGGAAAAACGATACATTATCAGCTCAACTTGAAGCCTTGGCAGACATGAAATTTATACATGTTGTGTCTTGTCAAATATATGGATTACAGAAGACTACTGGTGACCCTCAGGCCCAAGACATACTTAATTTGATGAGAAA GTATCCTTCTTTGCGTGTTGCTTATGTTGAGGAGAAAGAAGAAATTACGGCAGACAAGCCACGAAAAGTTTATTCATCTATTCTAGTTAAAGCTGTTAACGGTTTTGATCAG GAAGTATACCGCGTAAAGCTTCCAGGTCCACCAAATATTGGAGAAGGAAAACCTGAAAACCAAAATCATTCCATAATTTTCACACGCGGTGAAGCTCTCCAAACAATTGACATGAACCAG GATAATTATTTAGAAGAAGCTTTGAAAATGCGAAATATCTTGCAAGAGTTCCTGAAAGACCATGGTCGACGTCTTCCTTCAATACTCGGCATGAGAGAACACATATTTACAGGAAG TGTTTCTTCTTTAGCTTGGTTTATGTCCTATCAAGAGACCAGCTTTGTCACCATTGGCCAGAGGCTTCTGGCTAATCCACTCAG GGTCAGGTTCCATTATGGGCACCCGGATGTGTTTGACCGCGTATTTCATTTGACAAGAGGTGGCATTAGCAAAGCATCTAAAACAATCAACTTGAGCGAAGATGTTTTTGCAG GATTTAACACGACTCTGAGACGGGGACATGTCACATATCTTGAGTACATGCAAGTTGGAAAAGGTCGTGATGTAGGCCTTAACCAAATTTCAAAGTTTGAAGCTAAAGTTGCAAATGGAAACAGTGAACAAACAATCAGCCGTGATATGTACCGCCTTGGCCATAGATTTGACTTCTTTCGAATGCTCTCGTGTTATTTTACAACGGTTGGCTTCTACTTCAACAGCCTG ATATCAGTGATTACGATTTATGTGTTTCTATACGGTCAGCTATACATGGTATTAAGTGGTCTACAAAGAGCGCTTCTCGTTGAGGCAAAACTGCAAAACATAAAGTCACTAGAAACAGCTCTAGCTTCTCAATCCTTCATCCAGCTTGGACTTTTAACGGGGTTACCAATGATCATTGAGTTGGGACTTGAACGCGGGTATCTTAATGCCCTTAAAGATTTTGTTCTCATGCAACTGCAGTTGGCTGCTGTTTTCTTTACTTTTTCCTATGGAACAAAATCTCATTACTATGGCAGAACAATTCTTCATGGGGGTGCCAAGTATAGACCTACTGGTCGTAAAGTTGTGGTTTTTCATGCCAGCTTCACTGAAAACTATAGGCTTTACTCTCGGAGTCACTTCATCAAAGGATTTGAACTTCTGCTTCTGTTAATTGTTTATGATTTGTTCAGGCGATCATACGAGAGCAATTTGGCATATGTTTTAACTACATATGCAATATGGTTCATGTCATTTACTTGGTTGTTTGCACCATTTCTGTTCAATCCTTCTGGATTTGATTGGGGCAAGATAGTCGATGACTGGAAAGATTGGAACAAGTGGATTAATCAGCAAGGTGGTATAGGGATACAACAAGATAAAAGTTGGCAATCTTGGTGGAACGATGAACAAGCTCATCTTCGTCATGCAGGGCTATTTTCGCGGTTAATTGAGATACTCCTTTCACTAagatttttcctttaccaaTATGGACTGGTGTATCACCTTGACATATCCAACCAAAGTAAAAATATTGTTGTCTATGTGCTCTCATGGGTTGTCATTGCTTTTATTTTCCTCTTGATCAAG ATGCTGAATATTGGAAGGAGGTTTTTAAGCGCAAACCATCACTTAACTTTCCGGCTGTTTAAAGCTTTTCTGTTCCTAGGAGTTGTGGCTACTATTATTACCCTGTCAATCATATGTCATCTGTCTGTCAAAGACTTGATTGTCTGCTGTCTAGCTTTTCTACCAACTGGTTGGGGCTTGATATTG GTTGGACAAGTAATGAGACCCAAGATTGAAGGTACTGGATTGTGGCACTTCACTCGGGTGTTTGCTCGGGCTTATGACTATGGAATGGGTGTTGTTCTTTTTGCGCCTCTAGCTTCATTGGCTTGGCTTCCAATAATTTCGGCTTTCCAAACTCGGTTTCTGTTCAATGAGGCTTTCAGTAGGAGGTTGCAAATTCAGCCAATTCTTGCAGGAAAGAAGAATCATTAG